The genomic stretch TATCAGGTTTGCCAAAGTTTTGGACAAGGGACATTGCATCCATATATCGACCACGCATATCTCTAGGACCTCCAATGAATGACGATGGCAAAATAACCCTGCGTCCGACCTCATTACCAAACACAGCACCTGTTCCAACGCTATCAACGAGGCCTTGAAAGTTTTCAGACCTAAACAACTGTtgttttttcctaaaataatcTAGCCTTTGTGTttcaactttaatatatatgtcaacAATAAATTGCTGAAATAATCTTCCAGTATGTAATAATAGAGAATTATCACTTGCTCGAACTTGAAATTTGTATGCATAATATTCTCTGCACGATATTGAGGAGCGCTTCCTACCTTCTCGAAACACCGCTTCCTCTGCTCGAATTAGATCATCAACAGATAATTGAGTGTTTGCATTAATAGATAAAGAATTTACATAACCAAGAGGTTGTAAATTCCTCGATTGCAAGACTTTTTGAATACCCTCATGCCATCCAACATCACCAAATGGGAATAACAAAGGGTATTGTAATGGATCATAACAACCATAATAGTATTGAATATTTTGTGACCGACCACAATGTGCATATACCCTAATATTCCTATTATCTTCAACTCCATCATAGTCTTCAATCCATACAGCAGCAACTTGAGAAGCAGTTGGCGAATTATAAAGTCTTTGATCCAATGAAGGTGAAGAGTTCAACAAAATACTAAAGTCATCAGAGTGAACAACATCCTTAAGACTTCTAAAGAAAGTTGCGTATGGATTGCAAGACATGACTTCTATCAAAGCTTTGACAATGTTCTCTTCCAATCTAGCAACACTTTCAACTCGATTTTGAATTTCATGGTCAGTGTCATAAAAATAGAGTTGCAAATTGCGCGGCGGACAACCATCAGGCAATAAGTCATtgataaaatgatatatttgcCCTTGAACTTTGAACGTATATATGCCTTTATTACGCTTACAAAGATTTTTATCATACTGATGAATGCCAAGCGAAGTAAAAGCAAATGTGTTGTTATAAGTCCTAACACATGTACGGAAATTCTTTGAAGCATCATCAACTCCAGTGTACAGGTTTTTCAACACCAAAGGCATTTCGTTTGATACAAGTACAACTTCTCCCTTGCAACAGCAAAAAGCAGGTGGCTCATACTGGATGCGTTTAGCGCCACAATAAATACAGTCAGGAATAGCAGGCAACACAAACGGTTCTGTTGTTCCACGGCGTTAACCAATAAACAATGAGAGGACATGGCGTTCATCATTCATTGTGTATAGATTATGTGGATTTATAAGCAAAGGATTATAATTGGTGAATTTATGTGCGCATTGTCCCAAATGGCACATACACAGATGAATAATTTCACCGTACAATAaaccaggaaaaaaaaagagttacgaCAATTAGTACAGtgtaaaaacaaatttataaagtCATTGTTAATATCGATTTAGTTGTTCAGCACCTGTATTACATGGCAGAGGTGAAGGACGTGGTGGTTGTTCAGACGCGTTCTGAGGGTTTAAACATTGCATTTCATTTGGAATTTGTTGTTGTGATGACAGTTGTTTccatgattgtttttttttatttcttttacgcTCACGAATTTCTTCAGGCGTAAAGCGTGCACGGCTTTTCGAAAAGGATTGCATGGTTGAACTAAGTCAAACGTAAAAAACCACAGGTCGTTGAATAAAGTTGTAGAGAAAGGTCCCAGAACTgaaaacgtgataaaacacaataaatgaCTACTTCATATCAATAAGACAACAACTAATTGTTTTAATGATGtgagaaaatttttgaaaaaaaataatgtgaggattaaatttttttcctaatgATTTTATTCCAAGGAGGAAAATAGGTCCATTTTAATATATGGATAACGCTTGTAGAAATGGCCCATACCCGACCAAGTATTGCCCTTCATCATGTTCATTCTTTAGCCATATCCTTTCTATAGATATCCACATTCAACGCAGATAACTGCAAAGGAAGAGAGACAAATCCCGATCgctaggagagagagagagaaaaatgcaGACCGCTAGGAGAGAAAGGTCGTCAGTCGGATCGACAGTGGGAAGCAAGAACACTAATCGCTATTGCCAAGCCCTAGTACCGACAtttcaacaacctcaaccaTCCAGAGTCAAGGCCAAATAGGAGACAGGCCAGGACTGATCCTTCAACGCCGATGACACCGCTTAAAGTGAGTAGGCAGGCCCGATCCGCCAACGTACACTCTCGTTAACACATGCCAAAGTCCCGAACTAAGCAGTTGATCGGAACAATCACCAATTTGTCAGGCCCGTGTCGCCGGTCGAGCAAGCGTAGCTCCGACGTCGCCTTCATGGTCAAACGAAGGTCACTGGCGGTGATTCCAAAGGAATAggcatatttgtatatatttcaagaaattttccACGTATAAGCCtaactctctcactctcactctcacgGTCAATGAACGCTCACGGCATATATCTCGCTTTCACAGAAGTGCGATTTAGTTCTCTCATTCTCACAGACGCAGACCTAGATCAGCGAATATCACCAACGGGCGTGGCGAAAAACGAGTCCTCTACCAGTCCTACTCTGTGAGACCACGAAAGCGACCAGCCTACTCAGTAAGTACTCTACTTCCTCTAAACCTCTACGCGACTAAGGTATTATTGCTCTAGTTGacacatttaattttgtttaattaatattttctcttttttttattattgttaatggAGATGATTTTATGATTTGATCTCTCAAAATGAAGTTATGATTTGGTTCTGAATATTGTTGTGATTGAATATGATTTGCTTATTGTTGATGGTTGGTTTGTTGTGATTAAtcgtaatctttttttttaacatatgatTAATGATAATCTTGTCGTTATTATGTGCATAAGCTTTATTGTCTTATTGTGGTTGTTAAATGTTAGGTTTTAATTGaaggtaaaaaaaatgtaaaaatgtgaaaatatattgttattattattattattattattgttattattagtattattatttttttaaatattattattattattattatcattattattatattttggatGGAAAGATGGAATTGTTGGAATGGGGAATGTTTTGTCTCCCTCTTTCCTTGAGTTCTTCCCACGCCGGATCACCATATCCAAAGCTTAActccattcaattttttttgtcttattaTATTGTCTTTCTTGCTAGTTAGAATCAATCATATTTATCTATATGGGTTATGttagaagaagaaataaggAAAAGAGATGAGAGATAGAGGGATTAAcgaagaaaaagagagaagctGTCGTGGGAAATGAAAGAAGAGAAACAAATggttttctcttcattttcggcagagaagagagaaataaGTGGAAATCTCTTGttcaaatttctttctttttattattacttggaTTAATTCACAAGCTATGGTTGAATAATTCAAGGTAGTGAATCCCTTCTATTTGTATTACTATTTGGATTAATTTACAAGTTGTGGTTGAATAATCCAAGATAGTTGAATGTTGAGGAGATACAAACCTTTTGTTCAATCCTTGACTCCTTGTTCTACTTCGCTAAAAATAAGTGACTcttcatattattttaagatatatatatagtatttcaCTTTAAACTTTTTATGAATTTCCTTTCAAAATAGCATAAAAATTGTTGACTTGgattgtaataaaattattatatgtatgctttcaattaaattttgtttaatatggTCCACGTACCAAAACCAAATGTCCCTACTATGGACCATCCTCTTCTACTCCACCACCTACCatgcttttattattattattattattattattattattattatttgaatgttgaAAATGCATGGCATTGATAATCATATGATCATTTTTCAAGCAGCGTAGATAACTGCATCCTAAACCAAAattacacatacacacatatatgcattttctaaattaaatatcCAAACTTTAATGGATTGAgttaatgttaattaattagcaTGCATTCACTATAGCTATAaaagctgtttttttttttaaatagtatttGTATCTTTGAAAATTCGACAGCATtcatattgtaaaaattatatactcaATGTATGACTGTATACGTATAGAactatacataatatattatatacggagtaatataaaaCGTTGAATAGGTAATGAGTAGCCCCGgcctatattaattattgacTAATCTGTTTTTATTGGGTTAACCCCACGTACCTCACTCTAATCTTTCCTCAACTTTAATATATGCTCAGCCTGAAGTCTGCTAGTGTCAGAACACAACACCAGacacatatgtttttttttaatataaatttttaaaacatagtTGTTCGTTCTTATCGAAAATGTTGAAAATGGTGAGGCAGTGACTCTTTCtgaactctctctcttttgtaTCTTTCCTACTACCACTACCTCTGTTCTTTTCACGATGACGGTGACCAGCGACTCCTTCTCCAGATCCGGCGAAATGAGGTGCGGCGGCGACCATCTCCTCTGTTCTTTTCTTCACGTGGACGAGATGCGACATCCTGGACTGCTATGGTTTCGAAACCAGAACAGATCT from Ipomoea triloba cultivar NCNSP0323 chromosome 12, ASM357664v1 encodes the following:
- the LOC115998774 gene encoding uncharacterized protein LOC115998774, giving the protein MPLVLKNLYTGVDDASKNFRTCVRTYNNTFAFTSLGIHQYDKNLCKRNKGIYTFKVQGQIYHFINDLLPDGCPPRNLQLYFYDTDHEIQNRVESVARLEENIVKALIEVMSCNPYATFFRSLKDVVHSDDFSILLNSSPSLDQRLYNSPTASQVAAVWIEDYDGVEDNRNIRVYAHCGRSQNIQYYYGCYDPLQYPLLFPFGDVGWHEGIQKVLQSRNLQPLGYVNSLSINANTQLSVDDLIRAEEAVFREGRKRSSISCREYYAYKFQVRASDNSLLLHTGRLFQQFIVDIYIKVETQRLDYFRKKQQLFRSENFQGLVDSVGTGAVFGNEVGRRVILPSSFIGGPRDMRGRYMDAMSLVQNFGKPDMFLTMTCNPNWPEIKGLLQYNDDAQNRPDLIARVFHAKMQELKNDITKKQFFGEVAAYTYKYQINIFNLRCTIL